One segment of Chelmon rostratus isolate fCheRos1 chromosome 17, fCheRos1.pri, whole genome shotgun sequence DNA contains the following:
- the hsd17b14 gene encoding 17-beta-hydroxysteroid dehydrogenase 14 produces MSLRYHNKVVIVTGGSKGIGRGIVRVFVANGAKVVFCARAGAGGEALEAELNKTGPGSCKYVICDVSKEEDIKRLIAVTAEHYGHIDCLVNNAGWHPPHKPTDDTTAEEFRDLLNLNLISYFLASKYVLPYLRQRQGNIINVSSLVGSIGQKDAAPYVATKGAIISMTKAMAVDESRYNVRVNCISPGNVLTPLWEELAAQTPDAAAAIKLGENYQLLGRMGSEAECGLAALYLAADATFCTGIDLLLSGGAELNYSFKSQIPP; encoded by the exons ATGTCCCTCCGCTACCACAACAAAGTTGTGATTGTCACCGGAGGATCCAAAGGTATTGGCAGAGGGATTGTCAGAGTGTTTG TGGCAAATGGTGCCAAAGTGGTGTTTTGTGCAAGAGCAG GTGCAGGAGGTGAAGCTCTGGAGGCAGAGCTAAACAAAACAGGGCCAGGCTCATGTAAATATGTCATCTGTGACGTCTCCAAAGAGGAGGACATCAAG AGATTGATTGCTGTCACAGCGGAGCATTATGGACACATTGACTGCCTGGTCAACAACGCAGGGTGGC ACCCACCTCATAAACCTACTGACGACACCACAGCTGAGGAGTTCAGGGACCTGCTGAATCTGAACCTCATCAGCTACTTCTTGGCTTCTAAA TATGTGTTGCCGTACCTACGACAGCGTCAGGGAAACATCATCAATGTTTCCAGTCTGGTGGGCTCCATCGGTCAGAAAGATGCTGCACCGTATGTCGCCACCAAG GGGGCGATCATTTCCATGACAAAGGCCATGGCTGTGGACGAGAGTCGTTACAACGTGCGAGTGAACTG CATCTCTCCAGGTAATGTGCTCACACCTTTGTGGGAAGAATTAGCAGCACAGACaccagatgctgctgcagccattAAACTCGGAGAAAATTATCAG ctgctgggaCGTATGGGCTCTGAGGCTGAATGTGGACTGGCTGCCTTATATCTCGCTGCAGACGCTACGTTCTGCACCGGGATTGACCTGCTGCTGAGTGGAGGAGCTGAACTCAACTACAGCTTCAAGAGCCAGATCCCACCCTGA
- the LOC121620664 gene encoding potassium voltage-gated channel subfamily A member 7 encodes MDNQDKGGGTAGEEGGGQRKEKQRAEKVGDEDKQTKDKHNKLEKEGGEKEPSGEAKKENRRCQWKSGWALTERLAINVSGMRYETQLRTLAQFPDSLLGDPRRRLRYFDPMRKELFLDRSRVCFDAILYFYQSGGRLRRPANVPLDMFLEELHFYELGEEIIDRYKEDEGFPKEEERPLPTNDLQRRLWMLFEYPESSGGARIIAIISVMVIVISILIFCLETLPEFRNEKEQREQFTVIPHPTIANETITIPPGFTPFHDPFFIVETICICWFSFELIVRFTCAPSKMHFFKDVMNTIDFFAIIPYFVTLGTELAKDKGAQPSVSLALIRVIRLVRVFRIFKLSRHSKGLQILGQTLKASLRELALLIFFLFIGVILFSSAAYFAEVDSPNTAFTSIPESFWWAVVSMTTVGYGDMYPETVPGKLVGSMCAIAGVLTISLPVPVIVSNFSYFYHREMECEDTTQYHHVATSVWEKDGEDDEEEEDEEGADEMPEYLGDYAPLYGQNSTGICPPLNGTLLAGLCAGQAAGDQRGINFYLKEPLVTQV; translated from the exons ATGGATAATCAAGACAAGGGAGGAGGtacagcaggagaagagggaggagggcagagaaaagaaaagcagagagctgagaaggTCGGTGATGAAGATAAGCagaccaaagacaaacacaacaagctgGAGAAAGAGGGCGGCGAGAAGGAGCCGAGTGGGGAGGCCAAGAAGGAGAACCGTCGCTGCCAGTGGAAGAGCGGCTGGGCTCTGACCGAACGTCTGGCCATCAACGTATCAGGGATGCGTTATGAGACCCAGCTCCGGACCCTCGCCCAGTTCCCCGACTCCCTGCTGGGTGACCCCCGGCGTCGTCTTCGCTACTTTGACCCCATGCGGAAAGAACTCTTCCTGGACAGGAGCCGCGTCTGCTTCGATGCCATCCTGTACTTCTACCAGTCGGGCGGGAGGCTGAGGAGGCCCGCCAACGTCCCTCTGGACATGTTCCTGGAAGAGCTGCACTTCTACGAGCTCGGAGAGGAGATCATCGACCGCTACAAAGAGGATGAAGGCTTCcccaaggaggaggagaggcccTTACCCACCAATGACCTGCAGCGTCGCCTCTGGATGCTGTTTGAGTATCCAGAGTCATCCGGCGGAGCTCGGATCATCGCCATCATCAGCGTCATGGTCATCGTGATCTCCATTCTCATCTTCTGCCTGGAGACCCTGCCGGAGTTCAGGAACGAGAAGGAACAGAGGGAG CAATTCACCGTCATACCTCACCCCACCATCGCGAACGAAACCATCACGATCCCACCTGGCTTCACCCCCTTCCACGACCCCTTCTTCATTGTAGAGACGATCTGCATCTGCTGGTTCTCCTTTGAGCTCATCGTGCGCTTCACCTGCGCTCCGAGCAAGATGCACTTCTTCAAAGACGTCATGAACACCATCGACTTCTTCGCCATCATTCCCTATTTCGTCACACTGGGCACGGAGCTGGCCAAGGACAAAGGCGCACAGCCATCCGTGTCGCTGGCCCTCATCAGGGTCATCAGGCTGGTGAGGGTCTTCAGGATCTTCAAGCTGTCTCGTCACTCCAAGGGCCTCCAGATCCTGGGCCAGACGCTGAAGGCCAGCCTCAGAGAGCTCGCCCtgctcatcttcttcctcttcatcggAGTCATACTCTTTTCCAGTGCCGCCTACTTTGCCGAGGTGGACAGTCCTAACACAGCGTTCACCAGCATCCCTGAGTCATTCTGGTGGGCTGTGGTATCCATGACGACAGTCGGCTACGGGGACATGTACCCAGAGACAGTCCCGGGAAAGCTGGTGGGCTCCATGTGCGCCATCGCCGGCGTGCTCACCATCTCTTTGCCAGTGCCCGTCATCGTGTCCAATTTCAGCTATTTCTACCACCGCGAGATGGAGTGCGAGGACACTACCCAGTACCATCATGTCGCCACGTCGGTCTGGGAAAAAGACGGAGAggacgatgaagaggaggaagacgaggaaggAGCGGACGAGATGCCTGAATACTTGGGGGATTACGCGCCCCTGTACGGGCAGAACAGCACGGGTATCTGCCCTCCGCTCAACGGGACTCTCCTGGCAGGGCTTTGTGCCGGACAGGCGGCCGGTGATCAGAGAGGGATAAACTTCTACCTCAAAGAACCTCTGGTCACTCAGGTTTGA